A part of Kineosporia sp. NBRC 101731 genomic DNA contains:
- a CDS encoding sulfurtransferase TusA family protein, with protein sequence MDAEVDMTEPLVVDGTGMLCVRLLIKLRGVVAQADPGTVVHVLTTDPAAPIDLPSWCHLTGHEYLGPVGEHPAHVVHAVKVTAGARRTRPDRPWHLEPESGPSD encoded by the coding sequence ATGGATGCAGAGGTGGACATGACCGAGCCTCTCGTCGTCGACGGCACCGGGATGCTCTGCGTGCGCCTGCTGATCAAGCTGCGCGGGGTGGTGGCACAGGCGGATCCGGGCACGGTCGTGCACGTGCTCACCACCGATCCGGCCGCGCCCATCGACCTGCCGTCGTGGTGCCACCTCACCGGTCATGAATATCTCGGGCCGGTCGGGGAGCACCCCGCCCATGTGGTGCACGCGGTGAAGGTGACGGCCGGTGCGCGACGCACCCGCCCCGATCGTCCATGGCATCTGGAACCGGAATCCGGGCCGTCCGATTGA
- a CDS encoding aminoglycoside phosphotransferase family protein — translation MSRTPPSDVEITADTVRRLLREQHPDLAPEPVTVLANGWDNVIARVGDDLLARLPRREKAAQLVLAEQAWLPTLAPRLPLSVPVPVRTGVPTSFYPYAWSLTPWLPGRPVVSGDGGTAEIDPLGTALALGEFLGALHHPAPPHAPTHLTRGVPLLDRRVLDDRNAALVADGAHLVEALETGRDVKPWPHEPLWLHGDLHPANILVHEGQIGAVIDFGDITAGDPATDLAVAWMLVPAHTRDAFWGQYAQAVPFLDENLVVRARAWAAAFALVFLANSADNPQMAAIGRATSRALRAE, via the coding sequence ATGTCACGAACGCCCCCGTCCGACGTGGAGATCACCGCCGACACGGTGCGCCGATTGCTGCGCGAGCAACATCCTGACCTGGCGCCCGAGCCGGTCACCGTGCTCGCGAACGGCTGGGACAACGTCATCGCCCGGGTCGGTGACGATCTGCTGGCCCGACTTCCGCGTCGTGAGAAGGCCGCGCAACTGGTTCTTGCCGAGCAGGCCTGGCTTCCCACGCTGGCCCCGCGACTTCCGCTCTCGGTTCCGGTGCCGGTGCGTACCGGCGTCCCCACGTCTTTCTACCCCTACGCCTGGAGTCTCACGCCGTGGCTGCCCGGCCGCCCGGTGGTGTCGGGCGACGGCGGGACGGCCGAGATCGACCCGCTGGGAACGGCTCTCGCGCTGGGGGAGTTTCTCGGCGCCCTGCATCACCCCGCGCCGCCGCACGCTCCCACCCACCTGACCCGGGGCGTCCCCCTGCTCGATCGCCGGGTTCTTGACGACCGCAATGCGGCCCTCGTGGCTGACGGGGCCCACCTCGTCGAAGCCCTGGAGACCGGCCGGGACGTGAAACCGTGGCCGCACGAGCCGCTCTGGCTGCACGGTGACCTGCATCCGGCCAACATTCTGGTGCACGAGGGGCAGATCGGCGCGGTCATCGACTTCGGCGACATCACCGCGGGCGATCCGGCCACCGACCTGGCCGTGGCCTGGATGCTCGTCCCGGCGCATACCCGGGACGCGTTCTGGGGGCAGTATGCGCAGGCTGTGCCCTTTCTCGACGAGAACCTGGTGGTCCGGGCCCGGGCCTGGGCCGCCGCGTTCGCCCTGGTCTTCCTCGCGAACTCCGCGGACAATCCGCAGATGGCGGCGATCGGGCGGGCGACCTCCCGGGCCCTGAGAGCTGAATGA
- a CDS encoding STAS domain-containing protein codes for MKDEEDTDLAGARPRHLHSVDVDGSPRPRLRPQPAARGDVSVYDQDGYVVVLLHGTIDIDQTQELEEAGGYAIERDMPIMVDVRHVVMIDSVGISFLVRVAASIRSQGGTITLCGPAPLVEEMLSVAGAGTLFEWVEGRPGPDGLPTP; via the coding sequence ATGAAGGACGAGGAAGACACGGACCTGGCGGGAGCACGCCCGAGGCATTTGCACTCGGTCGACGTGGACGGCAGTCCCCGGCCCCGCCTGCGCCCGCAACCGGCGGCCCGCGGTGACGTGTCCGTCTACGACCAGGACGGCTACGTGGTCGTCCTGCTGCACGGCACCATCGACATCGACCAGACGCAGGAGCTCGAGGAAGCCGGCGGCTACGCGATCGAGCGGGACATGCCGATCATGGTCGATGTACGGCACGTGGTCATGATCGATTCGGTGGGCATCTCGTTCCTGGTACGGGTGGCCGCGTCGATCCGTTCCCAGGGCGGCACCATCACTCTCTGTGGTCCCGCCCCGCTGGTCGAGGAGATGCTGTCGGTCGCCGGCGCCGGCACGCTCTTCGAGTGGGTCGAGGGCCGGCCCGGCCCGGACGGGCTCCCCACACCCTGA
- a CDS encoding signal peptidase I codes for MTVRRFGSGLLSTGQLLSIVALAIAGGLLVWAVLPMALGMSTHAVVSGSMTPQVDVGDVLVSREIGPDSLKPGMVVLFKDPSRPERVVSHRIKEIHDDGSLTTQGDANPSVDPVPVPVGNVLGVAALRIPWIGYPAVWFGNGNYGLVLLTLIGLTTATSLAAWPDPKPVGPPPGEEPWPWLVHLRTPV; via the coding sequence ATGACCGTCCGACGCTTCGGGAGCGGCCTGCTCTCCACCGGCCAGCTCCTCTCGATCGTGGCGCTCGCGATCGCCGGTGGGCTGCTGGTCTGGGCGGTCCTCCCGATGGCGCTCGGGATGTCCACGCACGCCGTGGTCTCGGGCTCGATGACGCCCCAGGTGGACGTGGGCGACGTGCTCGTCTCCCGTGAGATCGGTCCCGACTCCCTGAAGCCGGGCATGGTGGTGCTGTTCAAGGATCCGTCGCGACCGGAACGCGTGGTCTCGCACCGGATCAAGGAGATTCACGACGACGGGTCGCTGACCACCCAGGGCGATGCGAACCCGAGTGTGGACCCGGTCCCCGTCCCGGTCGGCAACGTGCTCGGGGTGGCCGCTCTGCGCATCCCGTGGATCGGGTACCCGGCCGTGTGGTTCGGCAACGGCAACTACGGACTGGTGCTGCTGACCCTGATCGGGCTGACGACGGCCACCTCGCTGGCCGCCTGGCCCGATCCGAAACCGGTCGGCCCGCCGCCCGGTGAGGAACCCTGGCCCTGGCTGGTGCACCTGCGGACGCCGGTCTGA
- a CDS encoding bifunctional diguanylate cyclase/phosphodiesterase translates to MKETTGVLVARPLPLVLPLLGLLTLVVMAGHPDLQPWLLLAGTWVSVGTTLGGIAWYRPAEWFTWCLVAGMLALWGGAGLVDLLFGSGAVLGAVLVSAGQVCAVGVVIRLFWIRRRGEDAGSTGTDAGKSAGTDAGKSVGRDAGKSVGTDAGKAGAGVSGAGGVGSAGGVGSAGGVGSAGGVGSARSVSGTTGFGGASSVSGAGSVSGAGSASGVSSGVADGKTRCISFPGAGEEFGGRGDRLSRYADLLLLVGVFGVVVAQMVATVHVLPNGVSVTAAIVPVVDVVLGGLLVRFLISRDQVPRSTFLGVAAAFLTIVNDLVVVVGTGERAPASALLGRLAAAVAVGLFIWAPLEPSMRAAFSPASLLRRRSESSRLIALMPLAAVPVLLYLVGRDDAGRLPDLVYVLTGVLVALVALVRGAAAVLDNERLIERDWYTGLLNRRGMVRAFLELDPSPERPWQVALLDIDDFKQVNDTFGHYAGDDLLVQIARRLRGQLGPGAVIARPGGDEFLLMLPPGHLPVDAIRERVFTTPFTVAGHEMPVRASFGVTEVSDPGRDEAEVLTEADIALYSAKAAGRNTVVVYDPKQREQVLGRQTMLTDLRRTMDGDTTAGVFEVYYQPLVELGTGLITGCEALMRWRHAERGIVRPDDFFGLAETSGLAGELDRWVLQEALGQVAAWGAEGIGSIYVSVNLGRTSMLDPRLADATLESLACAGVRASQLHLEITEHDELPPEAGALALALLTEAGVRVSLDDFGIGYTSLAYLHRYPVRQLKLDRSITCNLQTAQTSPLLEGIVALARSLKVDVVAEGIETEPQRERLADLGIAYGQGYHLCRPQPAALMTTLLREAGAAKLIPISS, encoded by the coding sequence ATGAAGGAGACGACGGGCGTCCTGGTGGCCCGGCCCCTACCGCTCGTCCTCCCTCTTCTGGGGCTTCTCACCCTGGTCGTCATGGCCGGTCACCCGGACCTGCAGCCGTGGTTGCTGCTGGCCGGGACGTGGGTCTCCGTGGGTACGACGCTCGGTGGGATCGCCTGGTACCGGCCCGCCGAGTGGTTCACCTGGTGCCTGGTCGCGGGAATGCTGGCGTTGTGGGGCGGTGCGGGTCTGGTCGACCTGCTGTTCGGAAGCGGTGCGGTGCTCGGCGCGGTGCTGGTGTCGGCGGGGCAGGTCTGTGCGGTGGGCGTCGTGATCCGGCTGTTCTGGATCCGGCGCCGCGGTGAGGATGCGGGCAGCACGGGTACGGATGCAGGCAAGAGCGCTGGTACGGACGCGGGCAAGAGCGTGGGTAGGGACGCGGGCAAGAGTGTCGGTACGGATGCGGGCAAGGCTGGTGCAGGTGTCAGTGGTGCGGGCGGTGTCGGTAGTGCGGGTGGTGTCGGTAGTGCGGGTGGTGTCGGTAGTGCGGGCGGTGTCGGTAGTGCGCGCAGTGTCAGTGGTACGACCGGTTTCGGTGGTGCGAGCAGCGTCAGTGGTGCGGGCAGTGTCAGTGGTGCGGGCAGCGCGAGTGGTGTGAGTTCGGGTGTTGCTGACGGGAAGACGCGGTGCATCTCCTTCCCCGGCGCCGGCGAGGAGTTCGGCGGGCGCGGTGACCGGTTGTCCCGGTACGCCGACCTGCTGCTCCTCGTCGGCGTCTTCGGCGTGGTGGTCGCCCAGATGGTGGCGACCGTGCACGTCCTGCCCAACGGTGTCTCGGTCACGGCCGCGATCGTCCCGGTCGTGGACGTCGTGCTCGGCGGTCTGCTGGTGCGGTTCCTGATCTCCCGGGACCAGGTGCCGCGCAGCACCTTCCTGGGCGTGGCCGCAGCCTTCCTGACCATCGTCAACGATCTCGTGGTCGTGGTCGGGACGGGGGAGCGCGCCCCGGCGAGTGCCCTGCTCGGCCGGCTGGCGGCCGCGGTCGCGGTCGGGCTGTTCATCTGGGCCCCGCTGGAACCCTCGATGCGGGCGGCCTTCTCGCCCGCGTCCCTCCTTCGTCGCCGTTCCGAGTCGTCGCGCCTGATCGCGCTGATGCCGCTCGCGGCCGTGCCGGTGCTGCTGTACCTGGTGGGCCGGGACGACGCCGGCCGGCTTCCCGATCTGGTCTATGTGCTGACCGGTGTGCTGGTGGCCCTCGTGGCGCTGGTGCGGGGGGCCGCCGCGGTGCTCGACAACGAGCGCCTGATCGAGAGGGACTGGTACACCGGCCTCCTCAACCGTCGCGGGATGGTACGGGCCTTCCTCGAGCTCGATCCGTCACCGGAACGGCCCTGGCAGGTGGCCCTCCTCGACATCGACGACTTCAAGCAGGTCAACGACACGTTCGGGCACTACGCCGGGGACGACCTGCTGGTCCAGATCGCCCGTCGGCTGCGCGGTCAGCTCGGGCCCGGGGCGGTCATCGCCCGGCCCGGCGGCGACGAGTTCCTGCTCATGCTCCCGCCCGGCCACCTGCCCGTCGACGCGATCCGCGAGCGGGTGTTCACGACACCGTTCACCGTCGCCGGGCACGAGATGCCGGTGCGGGCCAGCTTCGGTGTCACCGAGGTCAGTGACCCCGGGCGCGACGAGGCCGAGGTGCTGACCGAGGCGGACATCGCCCTCTACTCGGCCAAGGCCGCGGGCCGCAACACCGTGGTGGTGTACGACCCGAAGCAGCGCGAGCAGGTGCTCGGCCGCCAGACCATGCTCACCGACCTGCGTCGCACGATGGACGGGGACACCACGGCCGGTGTCTTCGAGGTCTACTACCAGCCACTGGTGGAGCTCGGTACCGGTCTGATCACCGGCTGCGAGGCCCTGATGCGCTGGCGGCACGCCGAGCGTGGCATCGTGCGCCCCGACGACTTCTTCGGCCTGGCCGAGACCTCCGGCCTGGCTGGTGAACTCGACCGCTGGGTACTGCAGGAGGCGCTCGGCCAGGTCGCGGCCTGGGGGGCCGAGGGCATCGGCTCGATCTACGTCAGCGTGAATCTCGGTCGCACCAGCATGCTGGACCCCCGCCTGGCCGACGCCACGCTGGAGTCCTTGGCGTGCGCCGGGGTGCGGGCCTCGCAGCTTCACCTGGAGATCACCGAGCATGACGAACTGCCGCCCGAGGCGGGCGCTCTGGCGCTGGCCCTGCTCACCGAGGCCGGTGTGCGCGTGAGCCTGGACGACTTCGGTATCGGCTACACCTCACTGGCCTACCTGCACCGTTACCCGGTGCGCCAGCTCAAGCTCGACCGCTCGATCACCTGCAACCTGCAGACCGCGCAGACCTCACCCCTGCTCGAGGGGATCGTGGCTCTGGCCCGCTCGCTCAAGGTCGACGTGGTGGCCGAGGGCATCGAGACCGAGCCCCAGCGCGAGCGCCTGGCCGATCTGGGCATCGCCTACGGCCAGGGGTACCACCTCTGCCGTCCCCAGCCGGCGGCCCTGATGACGACTCTGTTGCGCGAAGCCGGCGCCGCGAAGCTGATCCCCATCTCGTCGTGA
- a CDS encoding GDSL-type esterase/lipase family protein encodes MRDLRICYVGDSFVAGAGDRSGLGWVGRVGRAAMVDEERLGFVYTGYNLGVRRDTAPMVAARFVAEVTARLVPAQDRRVVLSFGANDTTIENGSRRAETEETVAALHRIHRDIHGDIHEDIHRGAHRDLEGTRLFVVGPPAVDDDAHNERIGALSVVLEREAALLSVPFVPAFPVTEQDPVWRRQVREGDGAHPDAGGYEVLAELVRDPILQWMSGG; translated from the coding sequence GTGCGCGACCTGCGGATCTGTTATGTCGGTGATTCCTTCGTCGCCGGTGCCGGCGACCGGTCGGGGCTGGGTTGGGTGGGCCGGGTCGGCCGGGCGGCGATGGTGGACGAGGAACGTCTCGGGTTCGTCTACACCGGGTACAACCTCGGAGTGCGGAGGGACACCGCGCCGATGGTCGCGGCCCGGTTCGTCGCCGAGGTGACTGCGCGGCTGGTCCCGGCGCAGGACCGCCGGGTGGTGCTCTCGTTCGGCGCCAATGACACGACGATCGAGAACGGGTCGCGGCGGGCGGAGACGGAGGAGACCGTGGCGGCGCTGCACCGGATCCACCGGGACATTCACGGGGACATTCACGAGGACATCCACCGGGGCGCCCACCGGGATCTGGAGGGTACCCGCCTGTTCGTGGTCGGGCCCCCGGCCGTCGACGACGACGCCCACAACGAGCGGATCGGGGCCCTGAGCGTGGTGCTCGAACGGGAGGCGGCGCTTCTGTCGGTCCCGTTCGTGCCGGCCTTCCCGGTGACGGAGCAGGACCCGGTGTGGCGGCGGCAGGTGCGCGAGGGAGACGGCGCACATCCGGACGCGGGTGGGTACGAGGTGCTGGCGGAGCTGGTCCGCGACCCGATCCTGCAGTGGATGAGTGGTGGATGA
- a CDS encoding SDR family oxidoreductase produces the protein MHPAVERLFSCAGRTALITGSSSGIGLSMAEAIGRAGAQVILVARREAQLRENTERLRDDGVEAGWITADLSDRDEAARVAEQAQTRFGPVDILVHSAGLNLRPPMDELTPGDYDRMMAVNVDAAFLLGQALGPVMAARGWGRIINIASQQSVRAFGNSGAYGISKAAVTGLTRSQSEAWSSRGVCCNAVGPGFVRTPLTEPTFAIPGRAEALAARTQMLRNGELPDFAGVAVWLASDASAYVTGQTVFVDGGFSVA, from the coding sequence ATGCATCCCGCGGTGGAAAGACTCTTCTCCTGTGCCGGGCGCACGGCGCTGATCACGGGCTCCAGCTCTGGAATCGGGCTGAGCATGGCCGAGGCGATCGGCCGGGCCGGTGCACAGGTGATTCTCGTGGCGCGTCGTGAGGCGCAGCTCCGGGAGAACACAGAGCGACTGCGGGACGACGGCGTGGAGGCCGGCTGGATCACGGCCGACCTCTCCGACCGTGACGAAGCGGCGCGCGTGGCCGAGCAGGCGCAGACCCGGTTCGGTCCTGTCGACATTCTGGTGCACTCGGCCGGCCTGAACCTGCGGCCCCCGATGGACGAGCTCACTCCCGGCGACTACGACCGCATGATGGCCGTCAACGTCGACGCCGCCTTTCTGCTCGGTCAGGCCCTCGGCCCGGTGATGGCCGCACGTGGCTGGGGCCGGATCATCAACATCGCCTCGCAGCAGTCGGTGCGGGCGTTCGGCAACAGCGGCGCCTACGGCATCTCCAAGGCCGCGGTCACCGGCCTCACCCGTTCCCAGTCCGAGGCCTGGTCGTCGCGGGGCGTGTGCTGCAACGCCGTCGGCCCGGGGTTCGTGAGAACCCCGCTCACCGAGCCCACCTTCGCCATCCCCGGCCGGGCCGAGGCACTCGCCGCCCGCACCCAGATGCTCCGCAACGGTGAACTTCCCGATTTCGCGGGCGTCGCGGTCTGGCTGGCCTCGGACGCCTCCGCCTACGTGACCGGGCAGACCGTCTTCGTGGACGGCGGGTTCTCGGTCGCCTGA
- a CDS encoding epoxide hydrolase family protein: MRPFLIDIADDDLQDLRRRLENTRWPDAGTRTDRTQGLALSLVQELCEEWAHGYDWPRTQRRLNRIPQFVTRIDGLDVHFLHVRSVDPDATPLLLTHGWPGSFLEYEDALEPLTSGEPAFHVVVPSLPGYGFSGKPVEPGWTVHRIANAWAALMAELGYPEFVASGSDWGTSISTCIGMQHPQRIFGIHLVPPLAAPDPGEVPTPAERDARDELAQRAAQGSAYSAVHQTRPQTIGYALADSPAALLAWIGEKLLAWTDGEVLTRRQIFDNLSLYWFTRSGASSARLYAESIAEVSAWFTDPDALPRIEVPTAATVFPREVPRPSRHWAEHRYTQIVHWGEPARGGHFGAWEQPDVFVQEVRKSLQSMKKARGRVVSRARAHTDQ, translated from the coding sequence ATGCGCCCCTTCCTCATCGACATCGCCGACGACGATCTCCAGGACCTGCGCCGGCGCCTGGAGAACACCCGCTGGCCGGATGCCGGCACGAGGACGGACCGCACGCAAGGGCTTGCGCTGTCGCTGGTCCAGGAGCTGTGTGAGGAGTGGGCGCACGGTTACGACTGGCCGCGCACACAACGGCGCCTGAACCGGATCCCGCAGTTCGTCACCCGGATCGATGGCCTGGACGTCCACTTCCTGCACGTGCGGTCGGTCGACCCCGATGCCACTCCCCTGCTGCTCACCCACGGCTGGCCCGGGTCGTTCCTCGAATACGAAGATGCGCTGGAGCCTTTGACCAGCGGTGAGCCGGCCTTCCACGTGGTGGTGCCGTCGCTGCCGGGGTACGGGTTCAGCGGGAAGCCGGTCGAGCCGGGGTGGACCGTGCACCGGATCGCGAACGCCTGGGCCGCTCTGATGGCGGAGCTGGGGTACCCGGAATTCGTCGCCTCGGGCAGCGACTGGGGCACGAGCATCAGCACCTGCATCGGCATGCAGCATCCACAGCGGATTTTCGGGATCCATCTGGTGCCGCCCCTGGCAGCACCCGATCCCGGCGAGGTGCCCACCCCGGCCGAACGCGATGCCCGGGACGAACTGGCGCAACGGGCGGCGCAGGGCTCGGCGTACTCGGCCGTTCATCAGACCCGACCCCAGACCATCGGTTACGCGCTCGCCGACTCCCCCGCGGCGTTGCTGGCGTGGATCGGCGAGAAGCTCCTGGCCTGGACCGACGGCGAGGTCCTGACCCGGCGGCAGATCTTCGACAACCTCAGCCTGTACTGGTTCACGCGCAGCGGCGCCTCGTCGGCCCGGTTGTACGCGGAGAGCATCGCCGAGGTCAGCGCCTGGTTCACCGACCCGGACGCGCTGCCGCGGATCGAGGTGCCGACGGCCGCCACCGTGTTCCCGCGCGAGGTGCCGCGGCCCTCGAGGCACTGGGCCGAGCATCGGTACACCCAGATCGTGCACTGGGGTGAACCGGCGCGGGGTGGGCACTTCGGTGCGTGGGAACAGCCTGACGTCTTCGTGCAGGAAGTACGCAAGAGTTTGCAGAGTATGAAAAAGGCCCGGGGCCGCGTTGTCTCGCGAGCCCGGGCCCATACTGATCAATAG
- a CDS encoding helix-turn-helix domain-containing protein, whose amino-acid sequence MNQDRPFDPYSPDCPSRGLVDRIGDRWTILIIGVLSAGPARYRDLAEKVGGISPKMLSQTLKALERDGLIVRQAFAEVPPRVVYELTAAGRTLEPLLLGLEEWAKRHMPGVLESRARYDGVPKAG is encoded by the coding sequence GTGAACCAGGACCGGCCGTTCGACCCGTACAGCCCGGACTGTCCCAGCCGGGGGCTCGTCGACCGGATCGGCGACCGGTGGACGATCCTGATCATCGGCGTCCTCTCCGCCGGCCCGGCGCGGTACCGCGACCTGGCCGAGAAGGTCGGGGGGATCTCGCCGAAGATGCTGTCGCAGACGCTGAAGGCCCTGGAGCGCGACGGGCTGATCGTGCGGCAGGCCTTCGCCGAGGTGCCGCCCCGGGTGGTCTACGAGCTCACCGCGGCCGGGCGCACGCTGGAACCCCTGCTGCTCGGCCTGGAGGAGTGGGCCAAACGGCACATGCCTGGGGTGCTGGAGTCCCGGGCCCGCTACGACGGGGTCCCGAAGGCCGGTTGA
- a CDS encoding NAD(P)H-binding protein: MAKVVVFGVTGYAGSRIGVELVSRGHKVVGVARHTQDVDGRIQVLTGSIHDAAFVADAVKGAQQIVVALRAEPGEEGEPQLIDALPLLTRLSIENGARLSFVGGAGSLKVAEGGPALVEGAEFPDAYKGEALSHQAILGALRESDAALDWFYVSPAPAFGSWNPGERTGSFRVGGDVLLPGAETVSGDDYAIAYVDEIEAGVHRRERIGVAY, translated from the coding sequence GTGGCCAAGGTCGTTGTCTTCGGAGTCACGGGATATGCCGGTAGCCGGATCGGGGTCGAGCTCGTGTCCCGTGGTCACAAGGTGGTCGGCGTCGCGCGCCACACCCAGGACGTGGACGGCCGCATCCAGGTGCTTACCGGGTCGATTCACGACGCCGCGTTCGTCGCGGACGCGGTGAAGGGCGCCCAGCAGATCGTCGTGGCGCTGCGTGCGGAGCCGGGCGAGGAGGGGGAGCCGCAGCTGATCGACGCGCTGCCGCTGCTCACCCGCCTCTCGATCGAGAACGGCGCCCGCCTGAGCTTCGTCGGTGGGGCCGGTTCGCTGAAGGTCGCCGAGGGCGGCCCGGCGCTGGTCGAGGGCGCGGAGTTCCCGGACGCGTACAAGGGCGAGGCGCTCAGCCACCAGGCGATTCTCGGGGCCCTGCGGGAGAGCGATGCCGCTCTGGACTGGTTCTACGTCAGCCCGGCCCCGGCCTTCGGTTCCTGGAACCCGGGCGAGCGCACGGGCAGCTTCCGGGTCGGCGGCGACGTGCTGCTGCCCGGCGCCGAAACCGTTTCGGGTGACGACTACGCGATCGCCTATGTTGATGAGATCGAGGCGGGGGTGCACCGGCGCGAGCGCATCGGTGTTGCTTACTGA
- a CDS encoding ATP-binding protein, translating to MPQERPPELLRSTQGTWPVTGYAALGPTRQALTALCVRDPPLVMPSAYPLLAAPVRRLEVVFTELAGNALRHGRQPVRAWLRSTARAWLIGIDDGAPDLRPTVGSLDTDQIGGRGLAIVLSLTSGAGWYVDGGVKTVWAEVPDSPPDELLQLLQQPRSGLSRSGSDPRPEHDVL from the coding sequence TTGCCCCAGGAACGTCCCCCTGAACTCCTGCGCAGCACGCAGGGCACCTGGCCGGTCACCGGGTATGCGGCCCTCGGCCCGACCCGGCAGGCGCTGACGGCCCTCTGCGTGCGGGACCCACCCCTGGTGATGCCCTCCGCCTATCCGCTGCTGGCCGCACCCGTGCGACGGCTGGAAGTGGTGTTCACCGAGCTGGCGGGCAACGCCCTGCGTCACGGTCGGCAGCCGGTGCGCGCGTGGCTGCGCTCCACGGCCCGGGCCTGGCTGATCGGTATCGACGACGGGGCCCCCGATCTGCGGCCCACGGTCGGTTCCCTCGACACCGACCAGATCGGCGGGCGGGGCCTGGCCATCGTGCTGTCCCTGACCTCCGGCGCCGGCTGGTACGTCGACGGCGGCGTGAAGACCGTGTGGGCCGAGGTGCCCGACAGCCCGCCCGACGAGCTCCTCCAGCTGCTGCAACAGCCGCGTTCCGGGCTCTCCCGGTCCGGCAGCGACCCACGACCCGAACACGACGTCCTCTGA
- a CDS encoding Lsr2 family protein, translating into MAQRTIVEFTDDLNGKPAAETVTFSLDGKTYEIDVTDKNAAKLRQAFEPWTESARRLTKSGRTIRKVATDVDTAAVRAWAASNGIEVSARGRISSTVLEQYRAAGN; encoded by the coding sequence ATGGCGCAGAGAACAATTGTGGAATTCACCGACGACCTCAACGGAAAGCCCGCGGCCGAGACGGTCACGTTCTCGCTCGACGGCAAGACCTATGAGATCGACGTGACCGACAAGAACGCCGCGAAATTGCGTCAGGCTTTCGAGCCCTGGACCGAGAGCGCGCGTCGTCTCACCAAGTCCGGCCGCACCATCCGTAAGGTCGCCACCGACGTCGACACCGCTGCTGTGCGTGCCTGGGCCGCCAGTAACGGCATCGAGGTCTCCGCCCGTGGCCGTATCTCCTCGACCGTGCTCGAGCAGTACCGCGCCGCCGGAAACTGA